In Streptomyces sp. NBC_01439, the following are encoded in one genomic region:
- a CDS encoding bifunctional methylenetetrahydrofolate dehydrogenase/methenyltetrahydrofolate cyclohydrolase: protein MTAQLLDGKAIAAAIRRELAERVAKPTATVGRPPWLGTVLVGDDPGSRAYVGGKHRDCAQIGVSSMRRELPADATQEQVEDVIDELNADPACTGYIVQLPLPRHLDANAVLERMDPAKDADGLHPVSLGRLALGVEAPLPCTPRGIVELLRRHDVPLAGARVCVIGRGVTVGRPIGLLLTRKSENATVTLCHTGTKGLAWHVREADIVIAAAGSPGLITKDMLRPGAAVLDVGITRTDHGLVGDVHPNSADVAGWLAPMPGGVGPMTRAMLLANVVEAAERNANAV from the coding sequence GTGACCGCGCAATTGCTCGACGGCAAAGCGATCGCCGCCGCTATCCGCCGTGAACTCGCGGAACGTGTCGCCAAGCCGACGGCCACGGTCGGCCGCCCGCCCTGGCTCGGCACGGTCCTGGTCGGAGATGATCCCGGCAGCCGCGCCTACGTCGGCGGCAAACACCGCGACTGCGCGCAGATCGGCGTCTCCTCCATGCGCCGTGAACTGCCCGCCGACGCCACGCAGGAGCAGGTCGAGGATGTGATCGACGAGCTCAACGCCGACCCGGCCTGCACCGGATACATCGTCCAACTCCCGTTGCCGCGCCACCTGGACGCGAACGCCGTACTGGAACGCATGGACCCGGCCAAGGACGCCGACGGCCTGCACCCCGTCAGCCTCGGTCGGCTCGCCCTGGGGGTCGAGGCCCCGCTGCCGTGCACCCCCCGTGGCATCGTCGAACTGCTCCGCCGCCATGACGTACCGCTCGCGGGAGCGCGGGTGTGCGTGATCGGACGGGGCGTCACGGTCGGACGGCCCATCGGGCTGCTGCTCACCCGCAAGTCGGAGAACGCCACCGTGACCCTGTGCCACACCGGCACCAAGGGCCTGGCCTGGCACGTACGCGAGGCGGACATCGTCATCGCGGCCGCCGGCTCGCCCGGGCTGATCACCAAGGACATGCTGCGCCCCGGCGCGGCGGTCCTGGATGTCGGCATCACCCGCACCGACCACGGGCTGGTCGGCGATGTGCACCCGAACTCCGCCGACGTCGCCGGGTGGCTCGCGCCGATGCCCGGGGGCGTAGGACCCATGACGCGGGCGATGCTGCTCGCCAATGTCGTCGAGGCCGCCGAGAGGAACGCGAACGCCGTATGA
- a CDS encoding GcvT family protein, producing the protein MAGPRVVIIGAGVVGAALADEISARGWTEVTVVDQGPLPATGGSSSHAPGLVFQTNSSKTMTELARYTVEKFCSLDVDGRPCFLQVGGLEVATTPERLAELHRRHGWIAAWGIEARLLSTRECVEQHPLVNPDKVLGGLLVPTDGLAKAVLAVEAQIRRATERGVRFLARHEVLDVQQSEGRVTGVLTDQGEIRADIVVCCAGIWGPKIARMVGMNLPLTPLGHQLAWTGPVPALAGQTEEAVRPILRHQDADLYYRERFDTLGIGYYGHRPMPLSADDILSVDEADGMPSVLKFTEDDFEDAWTETQSLLPATKEAKVEEGINGLFSFTTDGLPLLGESPDVKGFWVAEAVWVTHSAGVGRAVAEWLVDGYCSSFDLHECDINRFEPHQLAPDYVLARDCQNFVEVYDILHPLQPSGDPRPIRTSPFHARQQELGAFFLEANGWERPQWYEANAGLVEGRSIPTPNDWAARYWSPIVGAEAQATRETVAMYDMTALKRLEVAGPGAAAFLERLSTGKVDKSVGSVTYTLLLDEDGGIRSDVTVARLARDLFQVGANGNLDLDWFTRHLPADGSVHVRDITPGTCCIGLWGPLARKVLQPLTDADFSNDGLKYFRAKRAHIGSVPVTAMRLSYVGELGWELYTTADLGQKLWDTLWQAAEPLGGLIAGRGAFSSLRLEKGYRSFGTDMTYEHDPYEAGVGFAVKLDKGDFIGKAALERRKADVRRKLTCLTIDDPQAVVMGKEPVYDGDRAVGYVTSAAYGYTIGKGIAYAWLPAELATPGTAVHIGYFDQRVEAVVAEEPLFDPTMSRLRG; encoded by the coding sequence ATGGCGGGACCCCGAGTGGTCATCATCGGAGCGGGCGTCGTGGGAGCGGCGCTCGCCGACGAGATCTCCGCGCGAGGCTGGACCGAAGTAACCGTGGTCGACCAGGGCCCGCTCCCCGCCACCGGGGGATCGTCGTCGCACGCCCCGGGCCTGGTCTTCCAGACGAACTCCTCCAAGACCATGACCGAGTTGGCCCGCTACACCGTCGAGAAGTTCTGCTCTCTCGACGTCGACGGCCGGCCCTGCTTCCTGCAGGTCGGCGGCCTCGAGGTGGCGACCACCCCCGAGCGCCTCGCCGAACTCCACCGCCGCCACGGATGGATCGCCGCCTGGGGCATCGAGGCCCGGCTGCTGAGCACCCGGGAGTGCGTCGAGCAGCACCCGCTCGTGAACCCGGACAAGGTCCTCGGCGGCCTCCTGGTGCCGACGGACGGTCTCGCCAAGGCCGTCCTCGCCGTCGAGGCACAGATCCGCCGGGCCACCGAGCGCGGCGTACGCTTCCTCGCCCGCCATGAAGTCCTCGACGTACAGCAGAGTGAGGGCCGGGTGACCGGCGTCCTCACCGACCAGGGGGAGATCCGCGCCGACATCGTCGTGTGCTGCGCCGGCATCTGGGGCCCGAAGATCGCCCGCATGGTCGGCATGAACCTTCCGCTCACCCCTCTCGGCCACCAACTGGCCTGGACCGGACCGGTACCGGCGCTGGCGGGCCAGACCGAGGAGGCGGTGCGTCCGATCCTGCGCCACCAGGACGCCGATCTCTACTACCGCGAGCGCTTCGACACCCTGGGCATCGGCTACTACGGTCACCGCCCGATGCCGCTCTCCGCGGACGACATCCTGTCCGTCGACGAGGCCGACGGGATGCCGTCGGTCCTGAAGTTCACCGAGGACGACTTCGAGGACGCCTGGACCGAGACCCAGTCACTGCTGCCGGCGACGAAGGAAGCCAAGGTCGAGGAGGGCATCAACGGCCTGTTCTCCTTCACCACCGACGGCCTGCCTCTCCTCGGCGAATCTCCGGACGTCAAGGGCTTCTGGGTTGCGGAGGCCGTCTGGGTCACCCACTCCGCCGGCGTGGGTCGGGCCGTAGCCGAATGGCTGGTCGACGGCTACTGCTCCTCCTTCGACCTGCACGAGTGCGACATCAACCGCTTCGAGCCGCACCAGCTCGCCCCGGACTACGTCCTGGCCCGCGACTGCCAGAACTTCGTCGAGGTCTACGACATCCTGCACCCGCTCCAGCCGTCAGGGGACCCGCGTCCGATCCGCACGAGTCCCTTCCACGCCCGCCAGCAGGAGCTGGGCGCCTTCTTCCTGGAGGCGAACGGCTGGGAGCGCCCCCAGTGGTACGAGGCCAACGCGGGCCTGGTCGAGGGCCGTTCCATCCCGACCCCGAACGATTGGGCCGCGCGTTACTGGTCACCCATCGTCGGAGCCGAGGCACAGGCCACCCGCGAGACCGTCGCGATGTACGACATGACGGCCCTCAAGCGCCTCGAGGTCGCCGGCCCCGGTGCCGCCGCCTTCCTGGAGCGGCTGTCCACCGGCAAGGTCGACAAGTCCGTCGGCTCCGTCACGTACACCCTTCTGCTGGACGAGGACGGTGGCATCCGCAGTGACGTCACTGTCGCCCGGCTGGCCCGCGACCTCTTCCAGGTCGGCGCCAACGGCAACCTGGACCTCGACTGGTTCACCCGCCACCTCCCGGCCGACGGATCGGTTCACGTACGTGACATCACCCCCGGCACCTGCTGCATCGGGCTGTGGGGCCCGCTGGCCCGCAAGGTCCTCCAGCCCCTCACCGACGCGGACTTCTCGAACGACGGCCTGAAGTACTTCCGCGCCAAGCGCGCCCACATCGGCTCCGTCCCCGTCACCGCGATGCGTCTGTCGTACGTCGGCGAGCTCGGCTGGGAGCTGTACACCACCGCCGACCTCGGCCAGAAGCTGTGGGACACCCTGTGGCAGGCGGCCGAGCCACTGGGCGGCCTCATCGCCGGCCGGGGCGCCTTCTCCAGCCTCCGGCTGGAGAAGGGCTACCGCTCCTTCGGCACCGACATGACTTACGAGCACGACCCCTACGAGGCCGGCGTCGGCTTCGCGGTCAAACTCGACAAGGGCGACTTCATCGGCAAGGCAGCCCTGGAACGCCGTAAGGCCGACGTACGGCGCAAGCTGACCTGCCTCACCATCGACGACCCGCAGGCCGTCGTCATGGGCAAGGAGCCGGTGTACGACGGTGATCGCGCCGTCGGCTATGTCACCAGCGCTGCCTACGGCTACACGATCGGCAAGGGCATCGCCTACGCCTGGCTCCCGGCGGAACTCGCCACCCCCGGCACCGCCGTGCACATCGGCTACTTCGACCAGCGCGTCGAGGCGGTCGTCGCCGAGGAGCCCCTCTTCGACCCGACCATGTCCCGCCTCCGTGGCTAG
- a CDS encoding ABC transporter substrate-binding protein: MATQGQQWRVGAAGIAVLGLTLTACGGAKVGDSSAGSDSSAGKCGTFNLAVNPWVGYEADAAVVAYVAQRKLGCTVTRKDLKEEIAWQGFGTGEVDAVIENWGHDDLKKKYIADQKTAVEAGRTGNEGLIGWYVPPWLAKEHPDITDWNNLNKYASKFKTSESGGKGQLLDGDPSFVTNDEALVKNLKLDFKVVYAGSETALIQAFRKAEKDKEWVIGYFYEPQWFMSEVPLVKVKLPEYTTGCDTDAAQVACDYPVYHLDKIVSAKFAKSGSPAYDLVKNFNWTNDDQNIVAKYIAVDKMSPEAAAEKWVEANPDKVDAWIK; this comes from the coding sequence ATGGCAACGCAAGGACAACAGTGGAGAGTCGGCGCGGCCGGCATAGCGGTACTCGGCCTCACCCTCACCGCCTGCGGCGGTGCGAAGGTCGGTGACAGCTCCGCCGGTTCGGACAGCAGCGCGGGCAAGTGCGGCACGTTCAACCTCGCGGTCAACCCGTGGGTGGGATACGAGGCGGACGCGGCGGTCGTCGCGTACGTCGCGCAGCGGAAGCTCGGTTGTACGGTCACCAGGAAGGACCTCAAGGAAGAGATCGCCTGGCAGGGCTTCGGGACGGGCGAGGTCGACGCCGTCATCGAGAACTGGGGTCACGACGACCTGAAGAAGAAGTACATCGCCGATCAGAAGACCGCCGTCGAGGCAGGTCGGACCGGCAACGAAGGCCTCATCGGGTGGTACGTACCGCCGTGGCTGGCCAAGGAACACCCCGACATCACCGACTGGAACAACCTCAACAAGTACGCGTCCAAGTTCAAGACTTCGGAGTCCGGCGGCAAGGGGCAGCTCCTTGACGGCGACCCGTCGTTCGTCACCAACGACGAGGCACTGGTGAAGAACTTGAAGCTGGACTTCAAGGTGGTGTACGCGGGCAGCGAGACCGCGCTCATCCAGGCCTTCCGGAAGGCCGAGAAGGACAAGGAGTGGGTGATCGGCTATTTCTACGAGCCGCAGTGGTTCATGTCCGAGGTACCACTGGTCAAGGTCAAGTTGCCTGAGTACACGACAGGCTGTGACACCGATGCGGCGCAGGTCGCCTGCGACTATCCCGTGTACCACCTGGACAAGATCGTCAGCGCGAAGTTCGCCAAGTCCGGCAGTCCCGCCTATGACCTGGTGAAGAACTTCAACTGGACGAACGACGACCAGAACATCGTGGCCAAGTACATCGCGGTGGACAAGATGTCGCCCGAGGCGGCGGCGGAGAAGTGGGTCGAGGCCAACCCCGACAAGGTCGACGCCTGGATCAAGTAG
- a CDS encoding ABC transporter permease, with amino-acid sequence MTVAIEKREKADKADKAEEAVPVAGGRRISRRMVVAAIMVGWLVLFALLRGKQTLALAAADLTDLHRWFNDVNDSIGANRNSNPLFLYFFNEIRLVIDNLVTFVQDLISQPSADRPLPQIGWLGVVGIAGYISWAVGNWRVALLAVAGFTFLGLQGLWQESMDTLALTLSAVVVALLFAIPLGVWAGLSDRFNQIMTPFLDLMQTMPTFVYLAPLTLFFQIGPASATIATLIYAAPPTIRITAHAIRSVPETTVEAADSLGSTRRQTLLKVLLPMSKRTVVMGINQTIMAALAMVTIAALIDAPGLGKTVVQALQSLDVGTAFNAGLAIVVMAIVLDRVTTAASGRAEAARRSGNRFLRWRRPLLAGGGVVAAVLVYLSHLYVWAAEFPGEGGAGSTIASAADNVTTWAQDNLAGITNAFRDAITNGLLNPFQTLLTDSPWWLVGAALVGLGTVLGGWRAGVTAAVCVGLLVGTGVWSDSMTTLASTLVATVLVLVLGVAFGVWMGRSPLVDRMLRPTLDAAQVMPPFVYLVPFLALFGATRFTAIVAAVVYAAPVAIKIIGDGVRAVPETTVEAATAAGCNTWQIITKVQLPMSRSALTLATNQGLIYVLSMVVVGGLVGAGALGYDVVAGFSQGQLYGKGLAAGLAIVLLGVMFDRITQAAARRTSA; translated from the coding sequence ATGACCGTCGCCATAGAGAAACGGGAGAAGGCCGACAAGGCCGACAAGGCCGAAGAGGCTGTGCCCGTCGCGGGCGGGCGCAGGATCAGCCGCCGCATGGTGGTGGCCGCGATCATGGTCGGGTGGCTGGTGCTCTTCGCCCTGCTGCGTGGAAAGCAGACCCTGGCGCTGGCGGCGGCGGACCTCACCGATCTGCACCGCTGGTTCAACGACGTCAATGACTCCATCGGCGCCAATCGCAACTCCAACCCCCTCTTCCTCTATTTCTTCAACGAGATCCGCCTGGTCATCGACAATCTGGTGACCTTCGTCCAGGACCTGATCTCCCAGCCGTCCGCCGACCGGCCGCTGCCGCAGATCGGCTGGCTCGGCGTCGTCGGCATAGCCGGCTACATCTCCTGGGCCGTCGGCAACTGGCGGGTCGCGCTCCTGGCCGTGGCCGGCTTCACCTTCCTCGGGCTGCAGGGCCTGTGGCAGGAGAGCATGGACACCCTGGCGCTCACCCTCTCTGCAGTCGTCGTGGCGTTGCTGTTCGCGATCCCACTGGGTGTGTGGGCAGGGCTCTCCGACCGGTTCAACCAGATCATGACCCCCTTCCTGGACCTCATGCAGACGATGCCGACCTTCGTCTACCTGGCCCCGCTGACCCTGTTCTTCCAGATCGGCCCGGCCTCCGCCACGATCGCCACGCTGATCTACGCGGCACCGCCGACGATTCGCATCACCGCGCACGCCATCCGCTCCGTACCGGAGACCACCGTGGAGGCGGCCGACTCGCTGGGCTCGACGCGGCGGCAGACACTGCTGAAGGTGTTGCTGCCGATGTCCAAGCGGACCGTGGTGATGGGCATCAACCAGACCATCATGGCCGCCCTGGCCATGGTGACCATCGCGGCCCTGATCGACGCCCCCGGCCTCGGAAAGACCGTCGTCCAGGCCCTGCAGTCGCTCGACGTCGGCACGGCCTTCAACGCGGGCCTTGCCATCGTCGTCATGGCCATCGTCCTCGACCGGGTCACGACGGCGGCGAGCGGACGGGCCGAGGCGGCCAGGCGCTCGGGCAACCGCTTCCTCAGGTGGCGGCGCCCGCTGCTGGCGGGCGGCGGAGTGGTGGCTGCGGTCCTGGTGTACCTGTCGCACCTGTACGTATGGGCGGCCGAGTTCCCCGGCGAGGGCGGCGCCGGCAGCACCATCGCGAGCGCGGCGGACAACGTGACTACCTGGGCGCAGGACAACCTGGCGGGCATCACGAACGCCTTCCGCGACGCCATCACCAACGGGCTGCTCAATCCGTTCCAGACACTGCTGACCGACTCCCCGTGGTGGCTTGTCGGCGCGGCCCTGGTCGGACTCGGCACGGTGCTCGGCGGATGGCGCGCCGGGGTCACCGCGGCCGTGTGCGTGGGACTGCTCGTCGGCACGGGCGTGTGGTCGGACAGCATGACGACGCTGGCGTCGACCCTCGTGGCGACGGTGCTGGTGCTGGTGCTCGGTGTCGCCTTCGGGGTGTGGATGGGGCGCAGCCCGCTCGTGGACCGGATGCTGCGGCCCACCCTGGACGCGGCACAGGTCATGCCGCCGTTCGTCTATCTCGTGCCGTTCCTCGCGCTGTTCGGCGCGACACGCTTCACGGCGATCGTCGCTGCCGTCGTCTACGCGGCTCCGGTCGCCATCAAGATCATCGGGGACGGAGTGCGGGCCGTGCCCGAGACCACCGTCGAGGCGGCCACGGCTGCCGGGTGCAACACCTGGCAGATCATCACCAAGGTTCAACTGCCGATGTCACGCAGTGCCCTGACGCTCGCGACCAACCAGGGTCTGATCTACGTGCTGTCGATGGTTGTTGTGGGCGGCCTGGTGGGAGCGGGCGCCCTCGGCTACGACGTCGTGGCCGGATTCTCTCAGGGGCAGCTGTACGGCAAGGGGCTGGCGGCGGGGCTCGCCATCGTGCTGCTCGGAGTCATGTTCGACCGGATCACTCAGGCAGCGGCTCGGCGTACGAGCGCATAA
- a CDS encoding quaternary amine ABC transporter ATP-binding protein, with protein MTPAQTEVPQRRSTPQDLGPTPVISVRKLWKVFGPKADQVPDSEELCGLTRRELMDRTGCTAAVRDVNFEVSPGEVFVVMGLSGSGKSTLVRCLTRLIEPTAGEIVFEGEDIRGADGKRLRELRRRKFSMVFQHFGLLPHRRVVDNVSFGLEIRGMSKAERTKRALEVVELVGLSGYENSYPDQLSGGMQQRVGLARALAGDPDVLLFDEPFSALDPLIRRDMQNEVIRLHHEVGKTMVFITHDLSEALKLGDRILIMRDGKTVQCGTGDELVGAPADDYVREFVKDVPKGDVLTLRWIMRPAKPDDALDGPELGPDVVVREATRAVLAAEKPVKVVENGKLLGIVGDEEILAVVAGREGDM; from the coding sequence GTGACCCCAGCACAGACCGAGGTGCCGCAGCGGCGCAGCACGCCCCAGGACTTGGGCCCCACCCCGGTCATATCCGTGCGCAAGCTGTGGAAGGTGTTCGGGCCGAAGGCGGACCAGGTGCCGGACTCCGAGGAGTTGTGCGGGCTCACCCGCCGTGAGCTGATGGACCGCACCGGATGCACCGCCGCCGTACGAGACGTGAACTTCGAGGTCTCGCCGGGCGAGGTCTTCGTCGTCATGGGCCTGTCCGGCTCCGGCAAGTCCACCCTGGTGCGATGTCTGACCCGGCTGATCGAACCCACCGCCGGTGAGATCGTCTTCGAGGGCGAGGACATCCGCGGCGCGGACGGCAAGCGCCTGCGCGAACTGCGGCGCCGCAAGTTTTCCATGGTCTTCCAGCACTTCGGGCTGCTGCCCCACCGCCGGGTCGTCGACAACGTGTCCTTCGGCCTGGAGATCCGCGGCATGAGCAAGGCCGAGCGCACCAAGCGGGCCCTGGAGGTCGTCGAACTGGTCGGCCTCTCCGGCTACGAGAACTCCTATCCCGACCAGCTCTCCGGCGGTATGCAGCAGCGCGTCGGCCTCGCCCGGGCGCTGGCCGGCGATCCGGACGTACTCCTCTTCGACGAACCGTTCTCGGCGCTCGACCCGCTGATCCGCCGCGACATGCAGAACGAGGTCATCCGTCTGCACCACGAGGTCGGCAAGACGATGGTGTTCATCACCCACGACCTCTCCGAGGCGCTCAAGCTGGGCGACCGCATCCTCATCATGCGCGACGGCAAGACGGTCCAGTGCGGTACCGGCGACGAACTGGTCGGCGCCCCCGCCGACGATTACGTACGCGAGTTCGTCAAGGACGTGCCGAAGGGCGACGTACTCACACTGCGGTGGATCATGCGTCCGGCGAAGCCGGACGACGCCCTGGACGGCCCAGAGCTGGGTCCGGACGTCGTGGTGCGGGAAGCCACCCGGGCGGTGCTGGCGGCCGAGAAGCCGGTCAAGGTCGTCGAGAACGGCAAGTTGCTCGGCATCGTCGGTGACGAGGAGATCCTTGCGGTGGTCGCCGGACGGGAAGGCGACATGTGA
- a CDS encoding aldehyde dehydrogenase family protein, with protein sequence MADLYVDGEWRDPVAGGHRDIRCPADGALAATVSEGTRPDTEAAIAAARRAFDEGPWPHTPERERGALLLRTADLIERDAKEFARAESLDTGKRLVESECDMADVVSCFRYYGGIGGTDAGRVIDTGRDDAVSRVVYEPVGVCGLITPWNYPLLQASWKVAPALLAGNTVVLKPSELTPSTSILLMRALEEAGLPAGAANLVLGTGPEVGAPLSEDPAVDMVSFTGGLETGKRIMATAAATVKKVALELGGKNPNVIFADADFETAVDFALTAVFLHSGQVCSAGARLIVEDSLHDAFVDEVVRRARQIRLGGPFDPEAETGALISVQHLEKVEAYVAAGLAEGAVLRCGGARPDDPALANGHYYPPTVLDECRQDMRVVREESFGPVLTVERFRDEDDAVRIANDTEYGLAGAVWTQDAGKAQRVARRLRHGTVWINDYHPYVPQAEWGGFGHSGVGRELGSTGLNEYREPKHIWQNIQPRPQHWFRG encoded by the coding sequence GTGGCAGACCTGTATGTGGACGGAGAATGGCGCGATCCGGTGGCCGGAGGTCACCGCGACATCCGCTGTCCCGCTGACGGCGCGCTTGCCGCGACCGTGTCCGAGGGGACGCGCCCCGACACCGAGGCCGCGATCGCCGCGGCCCGCCGGGCCTTCGACGAAGGACCCTGGCCGCACACCCCCGAGCGGGAGCGCGGTGCGCTGCTGCTGCGCACCGCCGACCTCATCGAGCGCGACGCCAAGGAGTTCGCCCGCGCCGAGTCGCTGGACACCGGCAAGCGGCTGGTGGAGAGCGAGTGCGACATGGCCGACGTCGTTTCCTGCTTCCGCTACTACGGCGGGATCGGGGGCACCGATGCCGGCCGGGTGATCGACACCGGCCGCGACGACGCCGTCAGCCGCGTCGTTTACGAACCGGTCGGCGTGTGCGGGCTCATCACCCCGTGGAACTACCCGCTGCTCCAGGCGTCCTGGAAGGTCGCGCCCGCCCTGCTCGCGGGCAACACCGTCGTCCTCAAGCCCAGTGAGCTCACCCCCTCCACCTCGATCCTGCTGATGCGGGCACTCGAGGAGGCCGGGCTCCCGGCCGGCGCCGCCAATCTCGTCCTGGGCACCGGACCCGAGGTGGGCGCACCGCTCTCCGAGGACCCGGCCGTCGACATGGTCTCCTTCACCGGGGGGCTGGAGACCGGCAAGCGCATCATGGCCACCGCCGCCGCGACCGTGAAGAAGGTGGCGCTGGAGCTCGGCGGCAAGAACCCCAACGTCATCTTCGCCGACGCAGACTTCGAGACGGCCGTGGACTTCGCTCTCACGGCTGTCTTTCTGCACTCCGGCCAGGTCTGCTCGGCCGGAGCCCGCCTGATCGTCGAGGACTCCCTCCACGACGCCTTCGTCGACGAGGTCGTCCGCCGCGCCCGGCAGATCCGCCTCGGCGGACCCTTCGACCCCGAGGCCGAGACCGGAGCGCTGATCTCCGTGCAGCACCTGGAGAAGGTCGAGGCGTATGTGGCGGCGGGCCTCGCCGAGGGCGCCGTACTGCGCTGCGGCGGTGCACGCCCGGACGACCCGGCACTGGCGAACGGCCACTACTACCCGCCCACCGTGCTCGACGAGTGCCGACAGGACATGCGTGTGGTGCGGGAGGAGTCCTTCGGCCCCGTGCTCACCGTCGAGCGCTTCCGTGACGAGGACGACGCTGTACGCATCGCCAACGACACCGAGTACGGACTCGCCGGAGCCGTCTGGACGCAGGACGCCGGGAAGGCCCAGCGGGTCGCCCGGCGGCTGCGCCACGGCACGGTGTGGATCAACGACTACCACCCCTACGTGCCGCAGGCGGAATGGGGTGGCTTCGGGCACTCGGGCGTGGGACGGGAGCTGGGATCGACCGGCCTGAACGAGTACCGAGAGCCCAAGCACATCTGGCAGAACATCCAACCCCGGCCGCAGCACTGGTTCCGCGGCTGA
- the purU gene encoding formyltetrahydrofolate deformylase: MSPRPHPGREYVLTLSCPDSAGLVHAVSGFLVRNSGNILQSQQFDDRLKGRFFMRVHFDVSDPNADLKNLRYRFGPVAEAHQISWTLRDASTPTRTLIMVSKFGHCLNDLLFRRRTGALNIEIPAIVSNHRDFEGLAETYGVPFHHIPVNKDTKADAEARLLELVRELDIDLVVLARYMQILSDDLCKQLEGRAINIHHSFLPSFKGARPYQQAYERGVKLVGATAHYVTPDLDEGQIIEQGVVRVDHSLDSEELVTVGRDVEAQVLAHAVKWHSESRVMVDGNRTVVFR; this comes from the coding sequence ATGTCCCCTCGACCGCATCCTGGCCGTGAGTACGTCCTGACTCTCTCGTGTCCGGACAGCGCCGGGCTGGTCCACGCCGTGAGCGGCTTCCTCGTCAGGAACTCCGGCAACATCCTGCAGAGCCAGCAGTTCGATGATCGACTCAAGGGCCGTTTCTTCATGAGGGTCCACTTCGACGTTTCCGATCCAAACGCCGATCTGAAAAATCTGCGTTACCGATTCGGCCCCGTCGCCGAGGCCCACCAAATCTCCTGGACCCTCCGCGACGCCTCGACCCCGACCAGGACGCTGATCATGGTGTCCAAGTTCGGCCACTGCCTCAACGATCTGCTCTTCCGCCGACGCACCGGTGCGCTCAACATCGAGATCCCGGCGATCGTCTCCAATCACCGGGACTTCGAGGGACTGGCGGAGACCTACGGCGTCCCCTTCCACCACATCCCGGTGAACAAGGACACCAAGGCCGACGCCGAGGCGCGCCTGCTGGAGCTCGTGCGCGAGCTGGACATCGACCTGGTGGTGCTGGCCCGCTACATGCAGATCCTCTCCGACGACCTGTGCAAACAGCTGGAGGGGCGCGCCATCAACATCCACCACTCCTTCCTTCCCAGCTTCAAGGGCGCGCGCCCCTACCAGCAGGCGTACGAGCGCGGAGTGAAGCTCGTCGGCGCGACGGCGCACTATGTGACGCCGGACCTGGACGAGGGGCAGATCATCGAACAGGGAGTGGTCCGGGTGGACCACTCGCTCGACTCCGAGGAGCTGGTCACGGTCGGGCGGGACGTGGAGGCGCAGGTGCTCGCGCACGCGGTGAAGTGGCACAGCGAGAGCCGCGTCATGGTGGACGGCAACCGCACGGTTGTATTCCGCTGA
- a CDS encoding 5,10-methylenetetrahydrofolate reductase: MDAEHFRALLSSVRYEVLPAKRTEDKVLAHVPRDVVVTVTASPVKGLEPTLDLTVRLAAHGYRVVPHVPARLLRDDAHLKDVIGRLREAGVDDVFVPAGDADPPAGAYAGALPVLHRLSELGSPFAHVGITGYPESHPLIHDDLTIQAMWDKRAHATYIVSNLCFDPRVLAEWVGRIRRRDVTLPVHVGVAGPVQRAKLLSMAAKIGVGESTRFLTKHASWFLRFAAPGGYSPDRLLARSAEALTAPSAGVAGLHVFTFNQVAETERWRCAVLDRLGG, translated from the coding sequence TTGGACGCCGAACACTTCCGGGCGCTGCTGTCGAGCGTCCGCTACGAGGTGCTGCCCGCGAAGAGGACCGAGGACAAGGTCCTCGCCCATGTCCCGCGCGACGTCGTCGTCACCGTGACGGCCTCGCCGGTCAAGGGCCTGGAGCCGACGCTCGACCTCACCGTCCGGCTCGCGGCGCACGGCTACCGCGTCGTCCCGCACGTGCCCGCGCGTCTGTTGCGGGACGACGCGCACCTGAAGGACGTCATAGGCCGGCTCCGGGAGGCGGGCGTCGACGACGTCTTCGTCCCGGCGGGCGACGCTGATCCGCCGGCCGGGGCCTATGCGGGGGCGCTGCCGGTGCTGCACAGGCTGAGCGAGCTGGGCAGCCCCTTCGCTCATGTCGGCATCACTGGTTATCCCGAGAGCCACCCGCTCATCCACGACGACCTCACCATCCAGGCGATGTGGGACAAGCGCGCGCACGCCACGTACATCGTGAGCAACCTCTGCTTCGACCCGCGCGTGCTGGCTGAGTGGGTCGGCCGGATACGCCGCCGCGATGTCACCCTGCCCGTCCATGTGGGCGTCGCGGGCCCCGTGCAGCGGGCGAAGCTCCTGTCCATGGCGGCCAAGATCGGGGTGGGGGAGTCGACCCGCTTTCTGACCAAGCACGCCTCCTGGTTCCTGCGCTTCGCGGCCCCCGGCGGCTACTCGCCCGATCGCCTGCTCGCCCGCAGCGCCGAGGCGCTCACCGCGCCCTCGGCGGGGGTGGCGGGCCTGCACGTGTTCACCTTCAACCAGGTGGCCGAGACCGAGCGGTGGCGTTGCGCTGTGCTGGACCGGTTGGGCGGCTGA